A region of the Drosophila subpulchrella strain 33 F10 #4 breed RU33 chromosome 3L, RU_Dsub_v1.1 Primary Assembly, whole genome shotgun sequence genome:
ACCTACACAACTTTAACGGTACTATATGAATGTCcgctttttttaaatactgGGTAGTGACAAATTCCCTTTTCAGTAAGTGGCGCCATCTAACGACTTCTTTATTTTCAGCCATAACATTTTTCATGGGCCTTTCTAGGCATTCCTGGATTTTCAACAGCGACAAATATCCTTTTTAGCAAGTGGCGCCATCGTTCGGCATCTTTTTTCATCCATAACATTTACGGTGACCCTTTATAGTTCTCCCCTAAGCCAACATCAAATTGAAGGAAATTTTTCTATAAATTATTCCAACCCATCTTGAAGATGCTTGCTGGTAGCACTGACACGAATAGTTAACTTTAGCTTTAGAATTTATAAAACTTCATTATCGGTGTCTTCATCGGATTCTTCGTTTTGATTGCTGTTATCGAGCACCTCCAATTCCAGGTATTCGACATTATACTTGTCCAGCTTAATGGTAAAATTTAAAGGgaataagaaaataaagtttcctAAAAAGATTCTCACCTGGCTTAGCCTTTTAAAATCACACCAAACCCCGCGCAATTTGAATGGAGGGTGCTTGGAAGAATCTCTAAAAAGCTTTATAGTGTTCAAGATCCCGTTGACATAATCCTTTTTTAAGTAATCATAGTATCGATATAGAGATATTGACCTTATATTTTTGCATGACAAAACAAAGGAAACAATAAAGTTGCCTTCATCTTTCGCCGCGTAATGTGTAGACGTAATTTCCAAAACTTCCAAGTCTTTCAAAGGGATCAGCATGAAGACAAACTTTTTATCCGTAAGGCCGAGTCTTAAGCGTTTTAGCCAATTTATTTTCGTCACCTCAACAATATCTAAAAATTCCAGATCTGCATTATCCAAAAGCAAACATTGAAGATTCAATAAAACCTTAAGTTCCTTAAGGAGTTCCCATATGGGAGTATCTAGAGGATTATGTATTTGTAAGTCTGTGAGATTTCTGAGATGTGCTATAAACTCAATATCTTTTGTGTGATAGACAACGGATTCGAGGGATTGCAAATTTTCGAAAACAGATATCAATCTAAAGTTCTGTGTTGCAAACGAAAGTTTTCTCAATTTTTTTGGGGATAGCAAGGCAATAGTTCTTAATAGGTACTCCACAGCTTGGGGTTTGTAGTCCAAATAAACACTCAAGTTCTCTAGATTTGGTAGATTGGCCAAGAGATGCATGTTTACCGGTGTCAAATTACCATACAATTCGGTTATAAAATTAATCTTAGCAGTTAAGGCCTCTTTGTCTGATACAGAATTCAAAGTATGAACGTAAGTTTGATGCTCTATATAAATGGATGCATCAGGGGGCAAACGACACTTTTGACAATAGAAGACGTCTAGGCTATCTGTAGTACCTTCTGAGGACTGTTCCCAATGTTGTTTTTCGGGCAGACCAAGCTGGAGATTCTCCACGGATTCTAAGCCAGCTAGCTCGACTACCTCTTGGGGAGTAAGTTTCGTCCCCCCAATTATGAGACTCTTCAGTACTTGTGACTTCTTGGAGGCAAGGAGCCTAAACAATTTTTCTAGAGACCCCTGTGGATAGACGGATAGATATAGCTCCTCGAGAAGATTCAACTCAGCTAGTTTATCAATATTTTTGGAACAAAAGAAACCGCTTTTAAGGATCCTTAGGCTCCCAATCTTGATCACCTCTTCGAGTTCTTCAGGGTCAAGAAATACAGCTTTCAGTTCTTGCAGAGTGTGAGTTGCCAAGGAGGTGAAACCTTTAAAAAGCGTTACTAAGGAACCACTTGTAAATTTTCCCTTTATCTCAAGTCGTTTTAGGTTTCTTACATTGGCAAGAGGAGCTAAGAACCTCGCGTAATTCTCTTTACATTTACCAAAAAAGTCCAGTATGAGAGTTAAGGATTCGTGGCCATGAACTAATCGAATCTCAAAATGTTCCGTTCGGATGCGGTCCACTCGCTTTTCAGTTTCAGTAATTGACGCGAGCTGCAGAGTTTTCACGATGATCATCTGCTCTATTTGAGCGATCGAGCATCGGATGGTGGTTAACGTCGGTATGGAGGCCATAATGGCAATGTCTTCATTCGGAATCGGGTCGTTCTGATAGAGCACTATCTTCTCGATAAAGCACATTGAAGATTCTGATGATAATTTCATGTTATCAAGCAAAACCCTGGCATTATAAGCCCCCTCGTAGCGAAAACGAAAAGCATAGTCGAAGTCTTGATCAAATGCCTTCATCATAAGCTTTGAATCATTGGTCTGCATTGCTTGATAATACGCGTCTGGCATTTCGTTAGATAGGGTTCTTGCCCCATAAGTCACTTTCATGCGACCGATTTCTTTCTTATTGTCCATTTCTGGTTCATATTGGTTGGGATGACGCAGTATGCAAATATCAGTGAGAGATCCAGTTAGAGGTAAATCAGCATATATCGAGTCATTGCGAAGACAGCACTTGAGAGAAATTAACGAGGCAATGGATGCCAATGCGATGGCCTCTTCGTCACTGACATGGGTTTCGGGTATCGATATTCTTTGGACCTTCCTTTCCTTTAGGCCATGAAAGAGCTTTACCAATGATTCCTCCTCATGCTCGCCAAGGAGGATTAGTTCGTTGAGTCTCGGTAGCTTGGCAAGGGCTTTATATTCCGCGGCGTCTACCCCCTGCTTCATAGCGAAGCTTAGGTATTCCAGTTGGTTGCAGTGCGGTACAATATCAGACAATCTTCCATATAACTCGTTATTGACCAAAATGAGTCTCCGTAAGTTTGCATTTAATGAACACAACTGGACTAGGATATTGGCTTCCATTCGGGCATCTACTGTAAGGGTTTCCAGACTGCTTATCTGCGGCATGCTTTCCAAGCTATATCCTAATAAGATTGATCTTATAAATTAAGGTAAATCCGAAAATCGAACGTGAACTTACCTTTTAGTCTAACAAAGAGCTCACGCAATTGATCCTTGTTTTGAAGACAATTTATCAGGTCATCGAATCTTTCCAAATGCTCGGGGTAGTAACTTATTGGTTCATAGACTAACTTCACTGATTCCAACTTACCGTTTTCCTTAATCGGATTTAAGAAATTTCTCCAGAATaactttttttcatttattgacAATCTTAGCATATGGGCATAAACATTTGAGAAATCGATCTGTATATAGGGAGATCTATTTAAGAACGTATTTTCTATGCAAAGTTTCTTATAAAGCTCGGGAGACCATTCCTTAAACGCTTTGGTGAATAACTCGCAGCTGATAACAAATTGAATGAGATCGCTGTACTTTAATATATCATCTAGTACTAAATTGGAAGCGCAACTCATTTTAATTTGCCCAAATATTTCATTGATACAATAGGAGTTTAAGTCTAAAATCTTGATGTTTTCCCTTTTACCCAAAACTTTCAACATCGTTTCTTGTTTGTCACAACCTATCAAAGCGAATGTGTGGACTGACTAAAAGCAAGCGTTGAAGGTTTACTTTGGCTAAATGAGTTTCTGTATTGATAAGCTGTCGTTAAAACTTAATAAAATGTGTTCTCTCTagataacaaaatattttgtatgctCTTTTTTCTATTCTCTATAtaacatatacatatgtaatatgtttgtatataacatatatatatttctatatgGAAAGAAAAGATAAGCCAACctttggaaaaaaaaactcTGTTTATTTTGTATAGAGTTTAATATCAAATCATTTGTTAGGAAGTATTGTTTTTACTGGAGGAAGTGTATATTTAACAATCACTTTTCAGGGCTAAGCACTTAATAGCAAGTTGGGTGACCCACTGGAGGGGTCCCAGGTTAACAACAACGATAACAAGGATTTGTTATCTTATCTGTAGAACTGTATTTCAAGATGAGGAATACCAAAATCGGGAGTTCCCCAATAAGCAGCTAACCaagtttattattaaaaatgcaCAGCCAAAAAAACAGCCTTATAAAATTtgatgtttacatttttaatactTGAGTTaagttaattatataaaatttaaaactaactggTTGTAAAACTAACCCATTAGAAAGCTTGATCATTTAgctttataataaaaaataagaaatattctTTCCCTTTAATTTTGTTACTTTTGAGAACGTGTTCTTAAAAATGGTAATAAGTTTACTTGTTAACTTGAGTATttgcttttaaatatttttttttttaggaatTAATTCGAATATTAACATAATAAAATGGGTGCCAGTCTGCGAGATATTATAAATCGTATCATTTAAATTTACGAAATAACGGTAAAAAGGACCTTCCTTTCCTTTAGGCCATGAAAGAGCTTTACCAATGATCCCTTCTCATGCTCGCCAAGGAGGATTAGTTCGTTGAGTCTCGGTAGCTTGGCAAGGGCTTTATATTCCGCGGCGTCTACCCCCTGCTTCATAGCGAAGCTTAGGCATTCCAGTTGGTTGCAGTGCGGTACAATATCAGACAATCTTCCATATAAATCGTTATTGACCAAAATGAGTCTCCGTAAGTTTGGATTTAATGAACACAACTGGACTAGGATATTGGCTTCCATTCGAGCATCTACTATAAGGGTTTCCAGACTGCTTATCTGCGGCACGCTTTCCAAGCTATATCCTAATAAGATTGATCTTATAAATTAAGGTAAGTCCGAAAATCGATCGTGAACTTACCTTTTAGTCGAACAAAGAGCTCACGCAATTGATCCTTGTTTTGAAGACAATTTATCAGGTCATCGAATCTTTCCAAATGCTCGGGGTAGTAACTTATTGGTTCATAAACTAACTTCACTGATTCCAACTTATCGTTTTCCTTAATCGGATTTAAGAAATTTCTCCAGAATaactttttttcatttattgacAATCTTAGCATATGGGCATAAACATTTGAGAAATCGATCTGTATATAGGGAGATCTATTTAAGAACGTATTTTCTATGCAAAGTTTCTTATAAAGCTCAGGAGACCATTCCTTAAACGCTTTGGTGAATAACTCGCAGCTGATAACAAAGTGAATGAGATCGCTGTACTTTAATATATCATCCAGTATTAAGCTGGAAGCGCAGCTCATTTTGATTTGCCGAAATAATTCATTGATACAATAGGAGTTTAAGTCTAAAATCTTGATGTTTTCCCTTTTACCCAAAACTTTCTTCATCGTTTCTTGTTTGTTACAACCTATCAAAGCGAATGTGTGGACTGACTAAAAGCAAGCGTTGAAGGTTTACTTTGGCTAAATGAGTTTCTGTATTGATAAGCTGTCGTTAAAACTTAATAAAATGTGTTCTCTCTagataacaaaatattttgtatactCTTTTTTCTACTCTCTATAtaacatatacatatgtaatatgtttgtatataaaatatatatatttctatatgGATCGTTAGCTCTTCATAACATTTTGCTCCAAGTAAGGGAGTCATTCTTGGAAAGAAAAGATAAGCCAACctttggaaaaaaaaactcTGTTTATTTTGTATAGAGTTTAATATCAAATCAATATGTTTGGTAGTATTGTTTTTACTGGAGGAAGTGTATATTTAACAATCATTTTTCAGGGCTAAGCACTTAATAGCAAGTTGGGTGTCCCACTGGAGGGGTCCCAGGTTAACAACAACGATAACAAGGATTTGTTATCTTATCTGTAGTACTGTATTTCAAGATGAGGAATACCAAAATCGGGAGTTCCCCAATAAGCAGCTAACCaagtttattattaaaaatgcaCAGCCAAAAAAACAGCCTTATAAAATTTGAtgcttacatttttaatacTTGAGTTAAGTTTATtgtataaaatttaaaactaactggTTGTAAAACTAACCCATTAGAAAGCTTGATCATTTagctttataaaaaaaaataagaaatattctTTCCCTTTAATTTTGTTACTTTTGCGAACGTGTTCTTAAAAATGGTAATAAGTTTACTTTTTGGCTTgagtatttgtttttatatattttttttgttatggAATTAATTCGAATATTAACATAATAAAATGGGTGCCAGTCTGCGAGATATTATAAATCGTATCATTTAAATTTACGAAACAGCGGTAAAAAGGACCATTTTCCATTGGCGTCGCTGTCGACGTTAACATTTTTTGGCGATTCTTGGTGATCATCCTTCtccttatttttaaacatttccCATTGCAGCCTCGCCTCTATAAAAGTTATATTTTCATCTCTCAATTTTATCTGAGACATAAGAGATGTTATAACTTCTTCTTTTTCGGAAACTTTTGCATCTTTCTCCTCCAATTGAGACATAAGAGAATCAATAAGGTCTGcattttcttcttcatttttcTTACTTAGTTGATCTTTTAGGGATGCTATAAGATATTTGCTTTCGTTTTCCGCTATATTTTGTTGATTTATCTTATCCTTAAGAGAAGCTATAAGATTTTTATGCTTTTCCTGTGTTTCGTTTTTCTGCTTTATTTGATTTCTAAGGGAAGCTTCAAGTTcatttgttttaattgcattttttgGGCTTGTTTGATCTGATATCTGAGTTCTAAgggaagatataatttttttgttttccttttcggcttctttaaaaaaaaatatagtttgCCTTAACTTTTTATTTGGTTTGGATTCTTTTGGTTCTTTCTTAAGTTTCTCAATTTCTTGAtcaagttttaaatttattttctttgttgTGGACAGTTCCTCTTCCAACTTTCTTATTTTCATTGCCTGAGTATCAACCTTTTCTTTGTAATCAGATTTAAAAAGGTTGtttgatatttttataatttctattATCTCGTTTTTGTCCTTAATTTTGTCTTCATATATTGCAATTTTTTCGCTAGCAATTAACAAATCAGCTTCCGACTTTCGTAACCTAAACTCAAGTTCGAGCACTTTAGTATCAATtgttttttccaacttttgaCTGTCGGACAAGTCggcctaaaaaataaaatgttgcaAAATACATTCGGTATTGGTTGATGGGAAATGATGGCTTGCCTTTGATGTACAGTCTTCATCGTCGCTGAATGTGTTACTCATAGCGTCAGAAAAATTGATTATAAACAGCTGTGGTCGGCAGACAAAAACAAACTAAATGGTACCCATATTAAGGTGGGTTCATTTAtagataaacaaaaaacaaagcttaCTTTGGGACACCAAACTTTATATACTCTGCCGTTATAACAATCTCTAAATACACCTATTAAGGTAGATGTTTCTATGACAGCAATAAGAATGTACAGAttcgttttaaaaaaaatcgtttTCTGGTGATGTTTTAACTATATAGTATATACAATTCCTGGCTCACAGCTCTCCATATTTCTTAAAAGTAATATTATTCCCTTTGCTAGAGTATACCCAATTTATTATCTTATCAAAAGCCAGATTACAATTGATCAAACGGATAAGGATTTGACTCACAATCATTCATAATATTCAGCGGTAAAtttcttttagtttttttttgttttgccaaGGCTTATAGCAATTCTGctatttaaatgcaaatgatttaatatcaaaattcggtttttctttaattacaaACGCAGCGCCTGGGAAACATGCAAAATGAATACAAATTGAATCAATTAGACGAAATCCGCCTGGAAATGAAAACCAAGAGATAAAGCCTTGGGAAACGGGGGCGATTGGCTTCGGCcaaatgcaaatttatttattctttctCCACGTTCTTTTGGGCACTGGCCCGCTGTAAAATCAATGGGCGGCATTTTCCATTTTGCTAGCGGAAAAGTACAAGGGAAAACAGGTTAAGTTGAAAGGACACCCAGGAACCAGGCTCAACAACAAAGTAggcaattaaatttattttatatccaCCTCCTCTTCACTTTTCAGGGGCTTAAGGAAATGGTGGAAAACGCAGACAACACTTGCGTTGCAGGAGGAGCCAAAGCGGAAGTGATGGGGAAACTCTGCTGCACCACCCGCCCCAAAAGGCACCACCCACATCCCCTTTTCGAATCCTATCCTTTGCATAGATAGCGGAAGTGCTTGGCCCTGTTTTTGGTCCCGCCCGATTGCATATGAAGCTACTTCTATCGATTGGCTGCACTTCGCACTTTGCCTACATATTTAGGCCCCGTCCTGTCGGCTTTTTGGCCCGGTTCTTCTCCGACGCAATGTCATTGTCCCTGGGCGACTATTAACCCCTTGGGGAGGGGGACTTTGATATATGTACATGAAAATTTCCCTATGAGAGGCCAATGAACCAAAGGCATTTAAATAAGCCCCAGAAGTTATCAATGAAAACTTTGTCTGCGATTAAAAAACTGTTCTTAAAGGTGTTAGGAAAGATCTTGACACCATTTCGTCTCCATAAACTTATTATACAAAATCGAAATAattcaaaaaatgaaaaagaaattaaaagaattatattattattgatGGAGACAGGTGTGAGGATTACgcacacttttttttttttaatgcagtTTGCAGCCAAATACATATGCttgtaaattaaattcgttTTTCTGTGTCAAGAATAACATTTCCTTAAGAATCGAATCATTGAATCGAATCACAGAGTCGAATCGTAAAGTAGATCCATAAAAtcgaatcatagagtcgaatcattgaatcgaatcatagagtcgaatcaTTTAATTGTATcattaaatcaaattataaTCGTTTTTGGGCTCTGGAGCCACTGGCGGACATATCGAAACTTAGTGACACCTCGGCCCCCTATGAAATGTTGAGTTAAATCTTGGGCTGTGGACGTATCCCCATAATTAATTATCGCTCTATCAACATATAGATTTTCGgagattttaaaaagtattggCAATAACAGTGTTATAAATATTCATGGTTTTTTACATTTGCTGAAGCAAcacataaaattaaattataaaaattaatcaaTTTGTTTAGTCTAGAAATTACATTTCAAAAACATGTTTCTTGATTTACAACATATTTTTTGGAACGTTGGTTGGTATTAATCTGttctaaataatattaaataagtttAAATTAAAGTTAATAGGTAATCTTTGTAAACTAAGTGTAATGAAACTATTTTAGTCAAACTACAAGTGTGAAATTGTTGTATGATTCACAAATCAATATTCTTCTCGTTTTAAATGTTACTTGTGAGAAAAAACGAATTGCAAGgtaaaaatgcaatttttatCGATTTAACTAGTGTTCTTAGGAAAGAAATACCAGTGCTTTTGCAAAATGTTTTTAGCACAGAAGGGGACTACACtatctttaaattaaattgtaaataaaatgtagTGATTGCGAGTTTAGTTCACCCTTGAGTACTTTCCCTCGAGGACGACTGCTTGCCGACTACCAACGATAACTTAGTCCCCTTGAAGAACACCAACACCCAACTAAAGTCGAATTTTGCACCACATTCAGCATTTGGGGGGCTTCCGCCACATAAATTCCCATCGAATGGAGGCCAAAGGAAGGGGCTAAGATCCGGTGGCAGAAGGACGGAGTCTCCACGGTTCGCTGgggcaacaaaaacagaaGTGGAGCCGAGCAGAAGAGCAGCAAACTACTTCTAATAACAACAATCAACGCTCTCGCCCCGACTCTTCGGGTTGTTTGGGTGCTGTGTAATTACAtgacagcaacagcagcagacaACAACTACAGCAACTAAGCAACtacagcaactgcagcagcagcagcagcaacattacGAATTACGATAATAATTTCCATTTCTAATTTCCTTGCCACGCAAAAGGCCTTTGCACTTGCCGAGGCTGCCAAGCTGCCACCACCCACCCGGGAGTCCCCATTCACCATCTATACCCTGTTCCACACCACCCATACCCCACCGTCCTCCTTCCGGCAACAACAGGCTAAACAGACGGCCGAAACACTTGGATAAATCTGGCTAAGAGATAATACAACAATAGGTTAAAGATATGTTGATAAAGCGAAaacattaaattatttttaaagctttcaaTAAATTGAGACTAGTATATTATTTGAGAACAGTTTGGGTcttaatttaaatgttaaatggTTAGTTAAAGGAAATGCTAAAcagaaaacaatattaaaagtttttattaaaCCAAGAATGTTATGTTACTTAAGAACTCTTGGGACTAACTTTAAATTGTAAAAGGTTGTCTAAAGTAAAAATCTAAGTCAAAATCGAAATCACCATCAACAAAATGGGCTTTTATTCAATTTTCCAACTGGTCTTTTTtgagatatttaaaaaagacatttattttaaagctaaaaaaaatttaaacttaaaatatgtttactGATCCAAGTGTGTCtattctttaatttttttataagttaGCTTCCAAAGTACTtaa
Encoded here:
- the LOC119555447 gene encoding uncharacterized protein PFB0765w, translating into MKTSAGDGNGAGQNEAASGNGGWLADLSDSQKLEKTIDTKVLELEFRLRKSEADLLIASEKIAIYEDKIKDKNEIIEIIKISNNLFKSDYKEKVDTQAMKIRKLEEELSTTKKINLKLDQEIEKLKKEPKESKPNKKLRQTIFFFKEAEKENKKIISSLRTQISDQTSPKNAIKTNELEASLRNQIKQKNETQEKHKNLIASLKDKINQQNIAENESKYLIASLKDQLSKKNEEENADLIDSLMSQLEEKDAKVSEKEEVITSLMSQIKLRDENITFIEARLQWEMFKNKEKDDHQESPKNVNVDSDANGKWSFLPLFRKFK
- the LOC119555446 gene encoding uncharacterized protein LOC119555446 is translated as MKKVLGKRENIKILDLNSYCINELFRQIKMSCASSLILDDILKYSDLIHFVISCELFTKAFKEWSPELYKKLCIENTFLNRSPYIQIDFSNVYAHMLRLSINEKKLFWRNFLNPIKENDKLESVKLVYEPISYYPEHLERFDDLINCLQNKDQLRELFVRLKGYSLESMPQISSLETLTVDARMEANILVQLCSLNANLRRLILVNNELYGRLSDIVPHCNQLEYLSFAMKQGVDAAEYKALAKLPRLNELILLGEHEEESLVKLFHGLKERKVQRISIPETHVSDEEAIALASIASLISLKCCLRNDSIYADLPLTGSLTDICILRHPNQYEPEMDNKKEIGRMKVTYGARTLSNEMPDAYYQAMQTNDSKLMMKAFDQDFDYAFRFRYEGAYNARVLLDNMKLSSESSMCFIEKIVLYQNDPIPNEDIAIMASIPTLTTIRCSIAQIEQMIIVKTLQLASITETEKRVDRIRTEHFEIRLVHGHESLTLILDFFGKCKENYARFLAPLANVRNLKRLEIKGKFTSGSLVTLFKGFTSLATHTLQELKAVFLDPEELEEVIKIGSLRILKSGFFCSKNIDKLAELNLLEELYLSVYPQGSLEKLFRLLASKKSQVLKSLIIGGTKLTPQEVVELAGLESVENLQLGLPEKQHWEQSSEGTTDSLDVFYCQKCRLPPDASIYIEHQTYVHTLNSVSDKEALTAKINFITELYGNLTPVNMHLLANLPNLENLSVYLDYKPQAVEYLLRTIALLSPKKLRKLSFATQNFRLISVFENLQSLESVVYHTKDIEFIAHLRNLTDLQIHNPLDTPIWELLKELKVLLNLQCLLLDNADLEFLDIVEVTKINWLKRLRLGLTDKKFVFMLIPLKDLEVLEITSTHYAAKDEGNFIVSFVLSCKNIRSISLYRYYDYLKKDYVNGILNTIKLFRDSSKHPPFKLRGVWCDFKRLSQLDKYNVEYLELEVLDNSNQNEESDEDTDNEVL